A stretch of DNA from Cellulomonas fengjieae:
ACGGCGCCGCCGTGCGCGAAGCCCCGCAGGTACGACTCGTACCCGCTCACCAGGAAGTGGCCGACGGCCAGGACGACCGCGACGGGCACCAGGGGCAGCGCCTTGCGCAGCGAGACGCCGAGCGCCGAGCCCAGCGCGGCCCCGTACGCCCAGACCACGGCGAGCACCGCGACGGACCCCGGACCGAGGCTGCCCACCGGGTAGCCGAGCACGCCGCCGATGACCGCCAGCGCGAGCGCCACGGCGACCACCGAGCTCATGGCGCCCGACGCCCACGTGGCCGCGAGCAGCACCCGTCGCCCGTCCGGTGCCATGAGCAGCGGCTTGACGGTCCGGTCCTCCCACTCACGGGCGATCCCCGTGCCCACCGTGACGATGCCCGCGTAGAGCGCCGCGAAGACCAGCAGCGCCGAGCCCAGGTAGACGGACACCGGGATGTCGTGGTCGAGCACGGTGGTCTCGGCGATCACGAGCTGCCCCGGTGCGGAACCGAACGTGCGCAGCGCCTCCTCGATCCGCAGGTGCTGGTTCTTGGTGCCGTCGGCGTTGATGTTGACCAGCGACAGGGTGACGGCAGGCCGGTCCCCCGCGTCGACGCGCTCCCCGAAGCCGTCCGGGATGGTCAGCAGCGCCCCGACGTCACCGTCGGCGTACATCGCCCGGGCGGTCCCGCCGTCGGTGGTCCGGACCTCGTAGTAGCTGCCGTCGTCGTTGTGCAGCCCCGCCAGGACGGCCACGAGCGCGGCGGACTGCGGTGAGCGGTCGTCGTCGGCCACGGCCAGCGGCGCCGTCGTCGAGACGTGGATGACGACCGCGTACAGGAGCGTGAACGCGGCCGGGACCAGCACGCTGATCACCGCGAAGAGCGGGGCGCGCAGCACCACCAGCAGGTCCTTGCGCACGAGTGCAGCGAGGGCGCCCACGGTCAGTCCCTCAGCCCGCGGCCGGTGAAGTGCAGGAAGACGTCCTGCAGGCTGACCCGCGGTACCTCGGCACGCTGTGGCGCCTCGGGCACCTGCGCGGTGAGCTCGGCGAGCGTGCCGCCCACGACCGTGGCGCCGCGGTCGATGATCGTGATCCGGTCGCCGAGCCGCTGCGCCTCCTCCATGTAGTTGGTGGTCAGCAGCACGGCCCGCCCGGAGTCGGCGACGTCCTCGATCCGCGCCCAGATCGCCTCGCGGGACTGCACGTCCACGCCGAGCGTCGGCTCGTCGAGCAGCAGCAGCTCGGGCTCCATCATCAGCGCCTTGGCCAGGGCGAGGCGGCGCTGCATGCCGCCCGAGAAGGTCCCGGCGCGGTCGTCGGCGCGCGACGTCAGCTGCACGAGCTCGAGCGCGTCGTCGATGCGCCGGGCACGGTCGCGCGGCGGGACCCCGTAGTAGCCGGCGTGGAAGGCGAGGTTCTCCCGCGCCGTCAGCTCGGGGTAGACGGACGTCTCCTGCGGCACCAGGGCGAGGCGGCGCAGCAGCGCACGGCGCTCGCCCACCGGGTCCAGCCCCAGCACCGACGCGCGGCCGGCGGTCGCGCCGAGCAGACCGGTGAGCACGTTGAGCAGGGTGGTCTTGCCGGAGCCGTTGGGGCCGAGCAGGCACGTGATGCGCCCCGCCGGGACGTGCAGGTCGAGGGCGTCGAGCGCGCGGAACGGCTCTCGACGCCGTCCCCGTGCGAACTCGACGGTGAGGTCGTCGACCTCCACCGCTGCGACTGCCATGGCGGACCTCCTTGGGACGGATCGTCCAGCGAGTGTTCGCTCGTCGGCGCGATAAACTCAACAGCGATGAATAAGTCACGAGGGCGTCCGGCCGGTGGCACGTCCGACGGTCGCGAGCGCCTCCTCGCAGCCGCCCGTGAGCTGTTCGCGGTGCACGGCTACGACGGCACCACGCTGCGCATGCTCGGCGCCCGGGCGGGGTGCGACCCCGCGCTCGTCGCGTACCACTTCGGCAGCAAGAAGGGCCTGTTCGCGCAGGCCATGGCGCTCACCCTCGGCCCGTCGGCCGTGCTGGAGAAGGCGCTCGAGGGAGACCCGGCCACCCTCGCCGAGCGGCTCGCCGCCTACGTCATCCAGGCGTGGGACCGGCCCGAGGTCGGCGCCTCGCTCACCGAGCTGGTCCGGACCGCGATGACACACCCCGAGGTGCTGCGCGCGTTCCGCGAGTACGTCGAGGCGGAGATCCTGGGCCGGCTCGTTGAATATCTGGGCGGCGGCCCGGCCGCCACGGAGCAGGCCACCGCCCTCGTCACCGTCGTGATCGGCATCGTCTTCGGGCGGTACGTGCTGGGCATCGAGCCGCTGAGCACCATGTCCCCGCAGCGGTACCGCCACGCCCTGCGCCCGATGCTCCGCACGCTCGGCGCCTGACCGGGGAGCCTCGGATCACGCCCCGTGCGGCACCAGGGCCTCGCGACTCGCAGTCGCACGGCGCCGCTCGGTCGCGCGACGGATCAGCACGAACACGAGGCCGCTGACGGCGAGGTGGACCAGCACCAGCAGGATCACGTCGGGCTCGGCCAGGGTCACGTCGGCGCCGGTCGACAGCCAGCCCGTGCCGCCGAGCACCAACCGGTTCACGGTCAGCTGGGCGACGTGGAACGCGATCGCGACCAGCAGCGCGCCACGCACGGGGATGCGCCGCGCCGCGACGAGCACGAGCCCGAAGACCACGAGCTGCACGGCGTACTCGACGGGATCGCTGCCGGCCGGGAAGACCGTCGGTGCGCTCGGTCCCGATCCGAGCAGCGTGGCCGCCACCCACCTCGTCGCGCTGATGACCGCGCTCGTGAGCGGGAACAGCGCCGTGGTGATCAGCGTCGCGGCGGCGACCCGCCAGCCGTCGCGGATCGTCGTCCACGTGTAGCCGCGCAGCGCCAGCTCCTCCGGGAGCGCCTCGAACAGCAGCAGCACGAGGGTGTTCAGCACCAGGAACCAGGCGAGCTCGCGCACGTCGACGGCCCCGACCTCGACCCAGCCGAGCAGCCACGCCGGGCCCCAGACGAGCGCGCCGACGCCGAGACCCACGCCGAGGCCCAGGGCGATCGGCAGGCCCACCGGCCGGGCGAGGCCGAGGCCGAGGCCGGCCAGGGTCCGGTGGTCGACGCGCGTGCGCAGCAGCACGATGGCCGGCACCACGAGCACCGTGGCGAGCACCGCCTGCAGGAGCATCGCAGCGGTCGTCCCGAGCGACAGCCACCGCTGCACCGCCTCGGCCACCCCGATCGCGAGGCCGATGCCGACCCCGAGCACGAGCCAGCCGAGCACCCCGCGCGCCACGGCTCGCCCGCGCCCGTCCCCGTTCCGCATCGATCGTCCCCTCGCGTCACCGACCCCACCGTGCTCCCCCATGGTCCTGACGACCAGGCGTACCCGCGTCAGACGAAAGGCTGATGGCGCATCTTCATTACGTCGTGCCTGGTCACGGCGTGTGAGGATCGCTCCATGATCACCCTGCGCGAGGCGACGACCGACGACCTCGACCTGCTGTACGACCTCCTGCTCGAGGCGTTCAACTGGGACGGCACCCCGCGCTTCACCCGCGACGAGGTCGTCGCGGACACTCACACGGCCCGCTACCTCGGCGGCTGGCGTCGCCCGGACGACTTCGGCCTCGTGGCCGTCGACGGCACGGTCGCCCTCGGTGCGATCTGGGCGCGTGCTCTGCCGGCGGCCACGCCCGGCTACGGGTACGTCGCCGACGACATTCCGGAGATCGGCATGGCCGTGGCTCGACCCGATCGGGGACGGGGTGTGGGCTCTGCCCTGCTGGCCGGCTGCGTCGAGCAGGCCCGTGGCCTGGGTTGGCGCGCGCTGAGCCTCAGCGTCGAGGACGGCAACACCGCCGCCCGGGACCTCTACGAGCGGCACGGGTTCGCGGTCGTGGGCCGCAACGGCGGATCCGACACGATGCTGCGGGAGCTGTGAGACCCGTGACCGACTACGACGCACGGCTCGTCGACCTCTACGACGAGGACAACCCCGACGGCCCCGACCACGACTACTTTCGCGCCCTGGCCGACCAGCTGGACGCACGCTCGATCCTGGACCTCGGGTGCGGTACCGGCATCCTCACCGTGACCCTCGCGCGCCCCGGCCGCACCGTCGTGGGCATCGACCCGTCGCCGGCGATGCTCGCGTACGCCGCGGGCCGGCCGGGCGCCGCGGACGTCGACTGGGTCCTGGGCGACAGCCGCGACATCCCCGGCGGGCCGTTCGACTACGCCGTGATGACGGGCAATGTCGCGCAGCACATCCCCGACCCGGCGTGGGAGCACACGCTGCGCGACCTCGGCACCGCGCTCCGGCCCGGTGGCGTCCTGACGTTCGAGAGCCGCAACCCGCGCGCCCGCGCCTGGGAGTCGTGGGCCGACGAGGAGCCGACGGTCCGCTCGACCCCGCACGGTCCGCTGCGCGAGTGGCTCGAGCTCGGCGAGTCCGAGCCCGGGCGCGTCGTGATCACCTTCCACAACGTCTTCGAGGACACGGGCGAGGACGTCGTCGACGAGCTGACGCTCGCCTTCCGCGAGCGCGCGCTGATCGAGCGGCAGCTGGTCGACGCGGGCTTCGTGGTCGACGGCGTGTGGGCCGACTGGGACCGCACCCCGTGCGCGGACGACTCACCCCTGATGGTCTTCCAGGCGCACCGCGCGTAGCCCACCGGCCGGCACGTCAGCGCGCGGCGGCCGCGGGGCGCGCGCGGTCGCTCCGCGACCGGCGCGCGCCCCGTCGGGCGTCACTCGGTCGGCGGCTCGTCCTTGCCGGACTCCTCGGCGGCGTCGGCCTCCTCCTTGGTGCGGTGCACGGCGCCGTCGGCGTGCTCGGGCGGGCCGTACACCGTGTAGAGGATCAGCGGGTTCTCGCCCGTGTTGACGAAGTTGTGCTTCCGGCCGGCGGGAACCACGACGAGGTCGCCCTGTGCCACGTTCCTCTCCTGGCCCGAGACGATCGCCTTGCCCGTGCCGGACACGAACGTGAGGACCTGGTCCGTGTCCTCGTGGACCTCCTCGCCGATCTCGCCACCCGGCGGGATGGTCATGATGACCAGCTGTGTGTGCTTACCGGTCCACAGCACGCGCCGGAAGTCCGGGCTCTGCTCGGCTGCGGTCGCGATCGTCCAGTGCTCCATGGGGATCTCACCTCTCGGTCGGGGACGGTGTCGTGCACGATCCTGCAGTGACACAGCCGTCCCCGCCTGCGGAGTCACCCACGCGACGGCGCGGTCACCAGTCGTGTGCCGCGGCGAGCCCCGCGGCAACCAGCGCGATCGCGCCGCGCGCAGGCCTGGCCTCGGCCGCTCATCAATGTCCACGCGCACCGCGCACGTCATGGCTAGCGTGTCCGCCGTGGACGCCGGCCCGATGACCCCTGAGCTGGCGCTCGACCTCCTCGACGCGTTCGAGCGCGCCGGCATCGACGTGTGGGTCGCCGGTGGGTGGGGCATCGACGCCCTCGTCGGACGCCAGACGCGCGACCACCGCGACCTCGACGTGCTGTACCGGATCGAGGACGACGCACCGATCCGCGCGGTGCTGACCGCCGCCGGGTACGTCCCCGAGACCGACTGGTGGCCGGTCCGCGTCGAGCTCCGCGGCCCGTCCTACGTCGACATCCACCCCCTGGCCTTCGCTCCCGACGGCAGCGCCACGCAGTCAGGGCTCGACGGAACCACCTTCGACTACCCCGCCTCGGCCTTCACCCGGGGCACGATCGCGGACCGTACCGTCGCTTGCCTGTCCGCCGCGCAGCAGCGCCTCTTCCACTCCGGCTACGAGCTGCGCGAGATCGACCGCCACGACCTCGCCGCGCTCGACGGGGCGGGGCGATGAACGCCGGGACCGAGCTGCACGCCAGGGGTGAGGTGACCGACAGCGAGGTCGAGTCGCTGCACGCCGCCGCGTTCGACCATGCGCCGACCGAGACCCCGTGGCGGCAGCGCCTGACCGACCACAGCCTCACGTGGATCACCGCCCGGCTGGACGGTCGGCTCGTGGGATTCGTCAACGTCGTCGGCGACGGCGGCGTCCACGCGATCCTGCTCGACACCTGCGTGGCCCCCGACCTGCAGGGACGAGGCATCGGTCGGGCCCTCGTCGCGGCCGCTGCCGCCGAGGCGCGACGCGCGGGCTGCCACTGGCTGCACGCCGACTACGAGACCCGCGCGGCCGACTTCTACGAGGAGGCCTGCGGTATGGCGCACACCGAGGCGGGTCTCCTGCGGCTGCAGTGACTGCCCTCGTGGGTGGTCGCTGCCGTCGACCCTGCCGCTGCGGTTCGTCGGCGGAGCCGACGCCATGGCGGGCGTCGAGGCCCACCTGGCGACCATCCGGCTCCAGATCGAGGCCTGCCCCGACCTGTCCGCGTCCCTGAGCTACCCCGGCTGAGCGAGGCTCAGGCGGGCTCGGCCACCCCCGTGGCGGTCCGGGGGAAGAGCCGCGTGAGCAGGTCGGCCAGGGTGATGACGCCGACCACGCGGTCCTCGTCGTGCACGACGGCGAGGTGGTTCTGCGTCTCACGCATCGTGGTCAGCGCGTGGTAGACCGCGGTATCGGCCTGCAGCGTCAGCACCGGCCGCATGAGGTCCGCGGCGGGCCGGTCGGCGGGCTCGATGAGCGCGTCCCGCACGTGCACCACACCCACCGCGGGCGACCCGGCGGCGCCGACCAGGATGCGCAGGTGCCCCGAGGTACGGGTCGCCTCGCGCACGTCGGCGACGGTGGCGCCCGCGGGAACTGCCGTCAGGCGGGCGTCGGGGCGCACCAGGTCGGCGACCGTCAGGGTCTGCAGCTCCAGGGCGCCGGTGAGCTGCGCGGAGTAGCTGGCGTCCAGCGCCCCGACGTTCGTCGAGTGCTCCACCAGGTGACGCAGGTCGTCCGGGTTCTGCCCGGTGGCCAGCTCGTTCGACGGCTCGACGCCGACCTTGCGCAGGCACCAGTTCGCCATCTCGTTCAGCGTCCGCAGGATCGGCCGGGTCAGGAACATGAAGGCGCGCATCGGAACGGCGAGGAGCGTCGCGGAGGTCTCGGGGTGGGCGATCGCCCAGGACTTGGGCGCCATCTCGCCGACGACCAGGTGCAGGAACGTGACGATGGCGAGTGCGAGGACGAAGCCCGACGCGTCCGCCAGCCATGCCGCCAGGCCCCACGTCTCGAAGAGCGGGGTCAGCCAGTGGTGCACGGCCGGTTTGGTGACCGCACCCAGGGCCAGCGTGCACACCGTGATGCCGAGCTGGGACCCGGCCAGCAGGACCGTGAGCTCGGTCGAGCTGCGCAGGGCGGCGCGTGCGGAGCGGCTGGTGGGGGCCGCGTCCTCGAGCCGATGACGCTTGGCGGCAAGGGAGGCGAACTCCACCGCGACGAAGAACGCGCTGAGTGCGATGAGCGCGACGGTGACGGCGACGACGACCACGGGATCGCTCATCGGTCGCTCACCTCGCCCTGTGCCGGCGGGGCCGGCTCGGCGACGGTGATGCGGACGGTGGACGGCACGTGGCGCTCGATCTCCAGGACCTCGATGTGCAGGCGGGTGGGCGGTGGGTCGTCGTACAGGGCGAGGTCGGCGGGGTCGGGCGGCAGCTCGAGGTCGATGACGGTCCCCACCTCGGGGAACCCGCCGTGCTCGGCGATGACCAGGCCGGCGATCGTCTCGTAGTCGCCGCGCGGCAGGTCCTGCCCGACGGCACGTTCCACCTCGTCGATGTGGACGTCGCCCGCCATGACCCAGGTGCCGTCGTCCTGCACCGGGATGTAGGCGGGCCGGGCCGGGTCGTGCTCGTCGGTGATCTCCCCGACCAGCTCCTCGGCCAGGTCCTCGAGCGTCACGACGCCCGCGAACCCGCCGTACTCGTCGATCACGCACGCCATGGGGTTCCTGCCCTCGGTCAGCGAGGTCAGCACGTCGGGCAGCGGCATCGACGTCGGCACCACGATCGGCGGCCGCATCAGCCTGGTCACCAGGGCGGTGCCCGGCTCGTCGGTCACCAGGACGTCCTGCAGGTGGATGACGCCGACCACCTGGTCCTCGTCGCCCAGGACCGGGTAGCGCGAGTGGCCCTGGCTCATCTCCTCGCGGACCTCGCCGAGGGTGTCGTCGGTGTGCACCACGCCCACCCGGGCGCGCGGGATCATCGCGTGCTCGGCGTCGCGCTCGGGGAAGTCGAGGATGCGGTCCAGGAGGACGGACAGCTCCTCGGGCAGGTCACCGCTCTGGCGGGAGTCCGCGACGATGTGCTCGAGGTCGCGCGCGGACGCCGAGTGCTCCACGTCGTGCACCGGTTCGATGCGCAGCAGGCGCAGCAGGGCGTTGGAGGCGGCGTCGAAGACGCGGATCAGCCAGCCGAAGAGCCGCAGGTACCAGATGGTCGAGCCGGCCAGGCGCAGCGCGACCGACTCGGGACGGGCGATCGCGAGGTTCTTGGGGAACAGCTCGCCGAACAGCATCTGGACGAAGGTCGAGAACGCCAGCGCCAGGACCGTTCCCACGGCGATCCCCACACCCGTGGGGATGCCGACGCCGCCGAGCGCCTCACCGAGGGACTCGCCGATCAGCGGTTCCGCGACGTAGCCGACGAGCAGCCCCGTGACGGTGATGCCGAGCTGGGCGCCGGAGAGCATGAACGACGTGCGGCGGGTGACCGACAGCGCGCTCTTGGCGCCGGCGTCGCCGGAGGACGCCCGGGCGTTGAGCCGCGAGCGGTCCACGGCCATGAACGCGAACTCCTGGGCCACGAAGTACCCCGTGGCGACCGTGATCAGCAGGACCACCACGACCCCCAGGAGCAGGGACAGCAGCCACATCAGCAGCCTCCCCCTCTCGCCGCATCGGTGCTGCGCAGCTCAAGGGGGTTCGTACTGTCGCTATCCATCTCTCTCCAACTCAGGGGGAACGTCCACGCCGACAACGCACGGCACGCGTGGAGGGTTCCGGCGTTGCGCCACAGCGGGCGAGCACCAGCGCCGCTGCCGCACCGGCTGCGCTGACGACCGCGAACGGCAGGGCGGGTGCCGCCCGGAACAGGCCGGTGAACAGGATCGGTCCCACGAGCTCGGCCAGCACGAACGAGTACTGGAAGACCGCGAGGTAGCGTCCGCGGGCGGACCCGGCCAGCGTGTTCACCAGCGCGGCGGACGACGGCGCGTGCAGGACCTCGGCGGCACTCAGCAGCGCCATGGCCACGAGGAGCAGCACGGCGGCCGCCACCAACCCGAGCGACGTGGCGACCGCCACCAGGGCGAAGGCGCCGCACCACAGCGCGCCGGCCCTGGTGAGGACGCTCACCTGGGAGTGCGTTCGGGCGGCCGCGGCGCCGCGTGCGGAGAACATCGCCACGAGCAGTGCGTTGACCACGAGGAGGGCAGACGTGAGCCACCCCGGTCCCTGCAGGCCGGACCGGACCACGGTCGGCAGCGAGAGCCCGACGAAGACGATGCACAGGGCGAACACGCTGTTGACGAGAAGGAGAACGACGAACGCCCGGTCCCTGCCCATCACGGCGAGTCCGGCCAGCACGGCGCCTCCCTCCGTCGACGGCGAGTGCCGCACCCGCACGCCGGTGATCAGTACGGCTGCGACGGCGGTCGATGCCGCAGCCGCCCAGGCCAGCGCCACGTAGGCCGCCGTCAGGTCGAGGGAGATCACCACGCCGGTGATCAGGCCGCCGCCCACGATCCCGACGGTGCGCGCGGCGTTGAGTCGACCGAACCAGCCCTCCGTCGAGAGCGTGCTGCCGGCCTCGGCGTAGTCGGCAAGCAGGGAGAACACCGACGACCAGAACAGCCGTGTCCCGACGACCATGACGGTGGACGCCGCGAACACCGCCACGGGCCCACGTGCCACGACGAACGCCGAGTAGGCGGCGACCTGACAGACCAGCCCGAGGATCACGACGGGACGGGCGCCGACGCGATCGACGAGGACGCCCGCCAGGAGAGGGAGCGGGAGGCCGACGAGGACGCTCGCGCTCACGATGGCGCCGAGGACGGGCAGCGCGATGTCGGTCAGGACGGTGAAGTAGACCAGGGACAGCGGCAGGAAGAGCCCGCCCGCCAGCGAGGCGAGGGCGAGCGACAGGCTGAGGGTGAGGTCAGGGCGAGACGATGCGGAGAGGGGCACGGGTGTCGTCACTTCCGGATGGGAAACAGACAGGGCTGAGTGGCCCGACGAGCTCGTTGCTCGGCGGGCGGTTCAGCTGGGTCTGACGTCCATCACGGGGCGACGCTAGGGGCGTCGCCCCGGCACGGGCAAGGCGTTATGCCGCCCGCGGCAGGGGCGACCATCCGCAGTGACCCTCCGTCGAGAGTTCTGCAGCGTGGAGTTAACTGGCCAGGCGCCCCGCCACGGGCGCGGGACGAGAAGGAAGAGCCGATGAGCGCTCCGGACGCCGTGATCGACATCCAGGGACTGACCAAGTCGTTCGGCAGGTTCCCGGCGCTCAGGGGTGTCGACCTGCACGTCGAACGGGGTCAGGTGCACGGGTTCCTCGGCCCCAACGGCGCGGGCAAGTCCACGACGATCCGCGTCCTGCTGGGCCTGCTCAGGGCGGACGGCGGCACGGTCCGGCTGCTCGGCGGTGACCCGTGGGCGGACGTCGTCAGCCTGCACCGGCGACTCGCCTACGTGCCGGGCGACGTGTCGCTGTGGCCGGGGATGACCGGTGGCGAGGCGATCGACCTGCTGGGCGAGCTGCGCGGCGGGATCGACGAGCCGCGCCGGGCCGAGCTGGTCGAGCGGTTCGAGCTGGACCCGACCAAGCGGGGGCGGCAGTACTCCAAGGGCAACCGGCAGAAGGTCGCGATCGTCGCCGCCCTGGCCTCGGACGTCGAGCTGCTCGTCCTGGACGAGCCCACCAGTGGGCTCGACCCCCTGATGGAGAACGTCTTCCAGGAGGTCATCGGCGAGGCGACGGCACGCGGGACCACCGTGCTGCTGTCCAGCCACGTCCTGGCGGAGGTCGAGACCCTCGCCGACCGGCTCAGCATCATCCGCGACGGGGTGATCGTGCAGGCCGGCACGCTCACCGAGCTGCGCGGGCAGACCCGCACGACGATCCACGCCACGCTCGAGCGCGCACCCGACCCGCAGGCTCTGACGGTATTCAGCGACGTGCACATCGACGGCGATCGGTTCTCCGGGACGGTCGAGTCCGGCCGGATCGGTGCGGCCATGGACGCGCTGACCCCGTCCGGGTTCACGTCGCTGACCGTGGCTCCGCCGTCCCTCGAGAGCCTGTTCCTGCGGCTGTACGGCGACGAGGCGGATCGGTGATCGCGTTGACCGTGTCCCTGACCGGGACGCGACCGCTGCTGCGCACGTCGTTGCGGCACGACGGGCGCCTGTTCGCTCCGTGGGCCGCGATCGTGACGTTGCTGTCGGCGTCGTCGATCGTCGTGTACCCGCTGGTGTTCCCCTCGCTGGCGTCGCGGCAGGCACTGGCGGGTGCGATCGGCGCGAACCCCGCGCTCGGGCTGATCTTCGGCCCGGCCTACGACCTGACCACCGCCGACGGGTTCAACGCGTGGCGCAGCCTTGCGCTCGGCGGGCTCCTCGTCGCACTCGGCGCGATCTTCGCCGTCACCCGCGCGACCCGGGCCCAGGAGGACTCCGGTCAGGCCGAGCTGCTCGCGTCCGGCGTGATGGGCCGCTCGACCCGGCTCATGGCGGGTGTGGGGGTCGCCCTGGTCGGCTCGCTCGTCGCCGGTCTCGTGGCCGGCGCCGTCACCGGGCTCTGCGGTGGTGACTGGCGGGCGTCGATGCTGCTGGGCGCCACGTTCACGGCGAGCGGCTGGATGTTCGCCGGGGTGGCGGCGCTCACCGCGCAGGTCGGTTCGGATGCCCGCACCGCGAGCTCGCTCGCGGTGGGGACTCTCGGGGTCCTCTTCCTGCTGCGCGGGTTCTGCTCCTCTCTCGACGCACCCGCGTGGACCCTCTGGGTCAACCCCCTCGGCTGGACGCTCGAGACCAGGCCCGCCACCGGCGATCACTGGGCCCCGCTGCTGCTCGCCGTGGCGCTCACGCTCGTGCTGGTCGCGGTCGCGTTCGCGCTGCAGGGACGGCGCGACTTCGGTCAGGGACTCATCCCCCCGCGACCCGGCCCCGCCCGCGGCACCACGCGCAGCACGTGGCGGCTCGCCGTCCGCGTCAACCGCGCACCACTGATCACCTGGACCATCGCCTTCGTCGCCCTCGGAGTCGTCTTCGGGTACTTCACGACCTCGCTCACCGACCTCCTGTCGGGCGACTCGGCGGTCCAGCGGATCCTGGCCTCGGGTGCAGCCCGACCCGAGGAGCTGACCGCCGCGTTCGTGCGCACCGTGCTGAGCCTCGTCGGGATCCTGGCCGCGATCCCGGGTGTCCAGGTCCTGCTCAAGGTCCGCTCCGAAGAGCTCGACGACCGCGTCGAACCCGTCCTGGCGGGCGCCGTCGCCCGCCCGCGGTACTACGCCAGCCACGTCCTGCTCGCGCTTGCCACTGTGACGTCGTACGTCCTGATCGCCGGCAGTCTCGTCGCCGCACTCGCCTCCGGCGCCGACATCGGCGTCAGCTACGGCGACGTGTTCGTCCAAGGGCTCGCCACCGTGCCGGCCGTGTGGACCGTGGTGGCCCTGTCCGTCGCCGTCGTCGGCGCCCGCCCCGCCGTGAGCATCGCCGCGTGGGCCGGGGTGCTCGCCTCGTTCATGCTCACCCTCCTGGGCCCGACGTTCGGCCTCGACGACTGGGTGCTCGGGATCAGCCCGTTCTGGCACGTCCCCGACGTCGCCGCCGGCGCGCCCGACTGGTCCGGCCTCGGCTGGATCACGCTGGTCACCCTCGGACTCCTGCTCGTCGGCTTCGCGGGCTTCCGCCGCCGCGACCTCGCGCGCTGACCGGCCGCGTCAGGTCGGCCACACGCGCGCCGCGGCCGATGCCGCGTCGATGATCCGGGGACCGTCGACCGCGGAGTTGTCGACGACGAGCGAGGCCCGCTGCCACGGCACCGCCCGCGCGAAGTACAGGCGTTGCGCCCCCACGTACCGGTGCATCAGTCCGTGCTCGGGGTCGGGGTCCAGGCCGTCGCGCAGCGCCATGCGCCGGACCATCACCTCCAGCGGGACGTCGACGAAGACCGAGTAGTCCCAGAACCCGACCAACTCGTCGCGAAGCAGGAACGTGCCCTCGACCAGCACCAACGCGTCGTGGGGCGCCTGGACCGCAGCCGGCCGCCACGTCTGCCCGGTGGCCCGGTCGAACGACGAGCCGCGGTAGAGACCGTCCCCGTCGGCACGCAGCGGCGTCAGCGCCCACGAGGTGAGCGTGGCGTAGTCGTAGGTTTCGAGCCAGAAGCCCTCCGGCGACAGGCGCCCGCGCGCGTGCCGGACGACCGCGGGCTGGAAGAAGTCGTCAGCGTGCAGCACCACCACCGGGCGGGCGTCGATCCGCTGCGCGAGCGCCGCGGCCAGGGCGCTCTTGCCGCTGGCCCCCACCCCGTCGATCGCCACCAGGGCGCGACGCCCGCGCGGCACGGCACCGACGATCCGCGCGACGACCTCCCCCATGCCGTCGGTCATGTACCGAGCGCCGCCCGGCGGTCGATGCCGAGCGTGGCGATGAGGTCCTCGTGCAGCTCGAACCAGACCCGGTGGCAGGAGTCGATGTCGGTGCCGTCGACCCATCGCCCCTCCCCGGCGCGGGCTCGCCGCCGCGCCCGGGCGAACCGCGCGGCGTACCCGTCGAACCGGGTCAGGAGGCGGGCCAGCCGGTCGACGAGCGGGG
This window harbors:
- a CDS encoding hemolysin family protein; this translates as MWLLSLLLGVVVVLLITVATGYFVAQEFAFMAVDRSRLNARASSGDAGAKSALSVTRRTSFMLSGAQLGITVTGLLVGYVAEPLIGESLGEALGGVGIPTGVGIAVGTVLALAFSTFVQMLFGELFPKNLAIARPESVALRLAGSTIWYLRLFGWLIRVFDAASNALLRLLRIEPVHDVEHSASARDLEHIVADSRQSGDLPEELSVLLDRILDFPERDAEHAMIPRARVGVVHTDDTLGEVREEMSQGHSRYPVLGDEDQVVGVIHLQDVLVTDEPGTALVTRLMRPPIVVPTSMPLPDVLTSLTEGRNPMACVIDEYGGFAGVVTLEDLAEELVGEITDEHDPARPAYIPVQDDGTWVMAGDVHIDEVERAVGQDLPRGDYETIAGLVIAEHGGFPEVGTVIDLELPPDPADLALYDDPPPTRLHIEVLEIERHVPSTVRITVAEPAPPAQGEVSDR
- a CDS encoding hemolysin family protein: MSDPVVVVAVTVALIALSAFFVAVEFASLAAKRHRLEDAAPTSRSARAALRSSTELTVLLAGSQLGITVCTLALGAVTKPAVHHWLTPLFETWGLAAWLADASGFVLALAIVTFLHLVVGEMAPKSWAIAHPETSATLLAVPMRAFMFLTRPILRTLNEMANWCLRKVGVEPSNELATGQNPDDLRHLVEHSTNVGALDASYSAQLTGALELQTLTVADLVRPDARLTAVPAGATVADVREATRTSGHLRILVGAAGSPAVGVVHVRDALIEPADRPAADLMRPVLTLQADTAVYHALTTMRETQNHLAVVHDEDRVVGVITLADLLTRLFPRTATGVAEPA
- a CDS encoding ABC transporter ATP-binding protein; this translates as MSAPDAVIDIQGLTKSFGRFPALRGVDLHVERGQVHGFLGPNGAGKSTTIRVLLGLLRADGGTVRLLGGDPWADVVSLHRRLAYVPGDVSLWPGMTGGEAIDLLGELRGGIDEPRRAELVERFELDPTKRGRQYSKGNRQKVAIVAALASDVELLVLDEPTSGLDPLMENVFQEVIGEATARGTTVLLSSHVLAEVETLADRLSIIRDGVIVQAGTLTELRGQTRTTIHATLERAPDPQALTVFSDVHIDGDRFSGTVESGRIGAAMDALTPSGFTSLTVAPPSLESLFLRLYGDEADR
- a CDS encoding GNAT family N-acetyltransferase, which translates into the protein MNAGTELHARGEVTDSEVESLHAAAFDHAPTETPWRQRLTDHSLTWITARLDGRLVGFVNVVGDGGVHAILLDTCVAPDLQGRGIGRALVAAAAAEARRAGCHWLHADYETRAADFYEEACGMAHTEAGLLRLQ
- a CDS encoding MFS transporter gives rise to the protein MPLSASSRPDLTLSLSLALASLAGGLFLPLSLVYFTVLTDIALPVLGAIVSASVLVGLPLPLLAGVLVDRVGARPVVILGLVCQVAAYSAFVVARGPVAVFAASTVMVVGTRLFWSSVFSLLADYAEAGSTLSTEGWFGRLNAARTVGIVGGGLITGVVISLDLTAAYVALAWAAAASTAVAAVLITGVRVRHSPSTEGGAVLAGLAVMGRDRAFVVLLLVNSVFALCIVFVGLSLPTVVRSGLQGPGWLTSALLVVNALLVAMFSARGAAAARTHSQVSVLTRAGALWCGAFALVAVATSLGLVAAAVLLLVAMALLSAAEVLHAPSSAALVNTLAGSARGRYLAVFQYSFVLAELVGPILFTGLFRAAPALPFAVVSAAGAAAALVLARCGATPEPSTRAVRCRRGRSP